The following are from one region of the Magnetococcales bacterium genome:
- the rodA gene encoding rod shape-determining protein RodA, which produces MARADDNKNFLSSEDAVALRLRERLARFPWGLLLLLTLAACIGLTVLFSAVGRRNIGMLFSQTVRFGFSLVLMVILALANEKVYRRYAYLIYGLILLMLVAVAIMGDVGMGARRWLEIGFVRLQPSELMKAAIVLALARYFHDQSASPLRLRDVLIPLCLILAPLALIVHQPDLGTAVIVAVISGAVIFVAGLSWHAILATVIIVPASFPLLWNFLHDYQKRRIFTLFFPEDDPLGAGYHIIQSKIAVGSGGLTGKGFMGGSQSHLDFLPERHTDFIFSVLAEEWGFLGAVILIVIYGLITLRGITIAVMARDRFGLLLASGLLSLFLFQVIINIGMVIGLLPVVGIPLPLVSYGGSSMITVMLAMGLLAHVSIHSKQHGRAV; this is translated from the coding sequence ATGGCCCGCGCCGATGACAATAAAAATTTTCTCTCTTCCGAAGATGCCGTCGCCTTGCGTCTGCGCGAACGTCTGGCCCGCTTTCCCTGGGGATTGCTGCTGTTATTGACTCTGGCGGCCTGTATTGGTTTGACAGTGCTTTTTTCCGCCGTGGGTCGGCGCAATATTGGCATGCTGTTCAGTCAAACCGTGCGTTTCGGCTTTTCCCTGGTGCTGATGGTGATTCTGGCCCTGGCCAATGAAAAGGTCTACCGTCGTTATGCCTACCTGATTTATGGCCTGATCCTTTTAATGTTGGTGGCGGTGGCCATCATGGGGGATGTCGGCATGGGGGCACGAAGGTGGTTGGAGATCGGTTTTGTGCGTCTGCAACCTTCGGAACTCATGAAAGCAGCCATTGTTCTGGCCCTGGCGCGCTATTTTCACGACCAGTCCGCCTCCCCTTTGCGGCTGCGGGATGTCCTGATTCCCTTGTGTCTCATCCTGGCTCCTCTGGCTTTGATCGTTCATCAACCCGACCTGGGGACGGCGGTCATTGTGGCGGTCATCAGCGGTGCGGTCATCTTTGTGGCAGGTCTTTCCTGGCATGCCATCCTGGCCACCGTCATCATTGTGCCGGCGTCGTTTCCCCTGCTTTGGAATTTTCTCCATGACTACCAGAAACGCCGCATTTTTACCCTGTTTTTCCCGGAAGACGATCCCCTGGGGGCCGGATATCACATCATCCAATCCAAGATTGCCGTGGGTTCCGGAGGTTTGACCGGCAAGGGGTTCATGGGTGGCAGTCAGAGTCATCTGGACTTTCTTCCCGAGCGGCACACCGATTTTATTTTTTCGGTTTTGGCGGAAGAGTGGGGGTTCCTGGGGGCTGTCATTCTGATCGTCATCTATGGCCTGATCACCTTGCGGGGAATCACCATCGCGGTCATGGCTCGGGACCGGTTCGGCCTGCTCCTGGCCTCGGGATTGCTTTCCCTTTTTCTGTTTCAGGTCATCATCAATATTGGCATGGTCATTGGCTTGTTGCCTGTGGTGGGCATTCCGCTGCCGCTGGTCAGTTATGGAGGCAGCTCCATGATCACCGTCATGCTGGCCATGGGTCTTTTGGCACATGTAAGCATTCACTCCAAACAACACGGTCGCGCTGTTTAG
- the lpxD gene encoding UDP-3-O-(3-hydroxymyristoyl)glucosamine N-acyltransferase, with translation MKLSDIARLLDLQHFGPDVTITGVAPIESAGPGDLTYVAKKNYLAQTSAATALLLPPDLAEATDKPRMVTPHPAMDLGRAGRLFALPELTVTGVHPSAVIDPSATLGEGVSVGPRAVIGSQVAIGPQSVIHAGVVIHERCVIGARCVIHSNAVVGSNGFGFEYIAGRYERIPHFGTVLIEDDVEIGASTTIDRARFGVTRIGSGTRIDNLVQIAHNVQIGHNVMIISQVGIAGSCQIGDGAVLAGQAGLVPHVTIGAGARVGASTGVATDVPPGVAWSGWWGKEHRRNMVEVNCMRQLPEFMKLVRSFMKKSEG, from the coding sequence ATGAAATTGTCTGACATTGCCCGTCTGCTTGATTTGCAACACTTCGGACCGGATGTGACCATCACCGGTGTTGCGCCCATTGAGTCCGCCGGACCCGGCGATCTGACCTATGTTGCCAAAAAAAATTATCTGGCTCAAACCTCGGCGGCAACAGCCCTTCTGTTGCCGCCGGATCTGGCCGAGGCCACTGACAAGCCAAGGATGGTGACGCCGCATCCGGCCATGGATCTGGGCCGGGCCGGTCGCCTGTTTGCCCTTCCGGAACTGACCGTGACGGGAGTTCACCCGAGCGCCGTCATCGATCCGTCGGCAACGTTGGGGGAGGGGGTCAGCGTGGGTCCGCGGGCCGTCATTGGTTCCCAGGTTGCCATTGGTCCGCAAAGCGTCATCCATGCCGGGGTGGTCATCCATGAACGGTGTGTCATCGGTGCCCGCTGTGTCATTCACAGCAACGCTGTGGTGGGATCCAATGGCTTCGGCTTCGAGTATATTGCCGGTCGCTATGAACGGATCCCCCATTTTGGCACTGTCCTGATCGAAGATGATGTGGAAATCGGTGCCTCCACCACCATCGATCGTGCCCGGTTTGGCGTCACCCGGATCGGCTCCGGTACCCGCATCGACAATCTGGTCCAGATTGCCCATAATGTTCAGATCGGCCACAATGTCATGATCATTTCCCAGGTGGGAATTGCCGGTTCCTGTCAGATAGGCGATGGGGCGGTGCTGGCCGGGCAGGCCGGACTCGTGCCTCATGTCACCATTGGTGCAGGTGCCCGGGTCGGGGCAAGTACCGGTGTGGCCACGGATGTTCCCCCCGGGGTGGCATGGTCCGGCTGGTGGGGCAAGGAACATCGACGCAACATGGTGGAAGTCAACTGCATGCGTCAGTTGCCCGAGTTTATGAAACTGGTCAGAAGCTTCATGAAAAAATCGGAGGGTTGA
- a CDS encoding methyltransferase domain-containing protein, with protein sequence MTMEPHVRQRYSQGAQEVVPALCCPVEYDANLLALLPREIIERDYGCGDPSRYVQSGDTVLDLGSGTGKICYLAAQLVGPTGRVIGIDMNDDMLALARKYQPEMARKLGGDRVSFHKGRIQDLALDLEALGVWLAAHPVTDLTSLDAFEQKQHEMRRDSPMIPDASVDLVVSNCVLNLVDDAQKTSLIQEIYRVLKPGGRAAISDIVADAPVPQSLKQIPELWSGCISGAFEEYEFVKTFRDAGFTGMAFDKWDGKPWQIVGGIEFRSVTLTAVKQPVARQQTEGGHAVLYRGPFASIEDDLGNRFPVGERMAVSREVYERLGTPPFEKHFVRFAPLRAQLPTPYLVPPGTLRPAAVTRGNPARVEEIEVASACGPTGKGGRCC encoded by the coding sequence ATGACCATGGAGCCTCACGTTCGTCAGCGGTATTCCCAGGGGGCACAGGAGGTCGTCCCGGCCTTGTGCTGTCCGGTAGAGTATGACGCCAATCTTTTGGCACTTCTGCCCCGGGAAATCATTGAGCGGGACTATGGCTGTGGGGATCCATCCCGGTATGTGCAATCCGGCGACACGGTCCTGGATCTGGGTTCCGGCACCGGCAAGATTTGTTATCTGGCGGCCCAGCTTGTGGGTCCGACGGGGCGGGTTATTGGCATTGACATGAATGACGACATGCTCGCCCTGGCACGCAAGTACCAGCCGGAAATGGCCCGTAAGCTGGGAGGGGATCGGGTCTCTTTCCACAAGGGCCGCATCCAGGATCTGGCCCTGGATCTGGAGGCCTTGGGTGTCTGGTTGGCAGCACATCCAGTCACCGATCTGACTTCCCTGGACGCCTTTGAACAAAAGCAGCATGAAATGCGTCGTGACTCTCCCATGATACCGGATGCCTCGGTGGACCTCGTCGTCTCAAACTGCGTCCTCAATCTGGTGGATGATGCCCAAAAAACCAGCTTGATCCAGGAAATCTACCGGGTTCTCAAACCGGGTGGGCGGGCTGCCATTTCCGACATTGTGGCCGATGCTCCGGTTCCGCAATCCCTGAAGCAGATTCCAGAGCTTTGGAGCGGTTGCATTTCCGGAGCTTTCGAAGAGTATGAGTTTGTCAAAACTTTCCGGGATGCGGGTTTCACCGGCATGGCTTTTGACAAGTGGGACGGCAAACCCTGGCAGATTGTGGGCGGCATCGAATTTCGTTCCGTGACCTTGACGGCTGTCAAACAACCCGTTGCCCGGCAACAAACCGAGGGTGGCCATGCCGTTCTCTATCGGGGTCCCTTTGCCAGCATCGAGGATGATCTGGGCAACCGTTTTCCGGTCGGGGAGCGGATGGCTGTTTCGCGCGAGGTATACGAGCGCCTGGGTACCCCCCCTTTTGAGAAACATTTTGTGCGTTTTGCCCCATTGCGGGCGCAGCTTCCCACGCCCTATCTTGTACCGCCCGGTACCCTCCGCCCGGCAGCGGTCACCCGAGGCAACCCGGCCCGGGTCGAAGAGATCGAGGTGGCGTCGGCCTGTGGGCCGACAGGCAAGGGAGGTCGGTGCTGTT